In Helicoverpa armigera isolate CAAS_96S chromosome 20, ASM3070526v1, whole genome shotgun sequence, one DNA window encodes the following:
- the LOC110373389 gene encoding uncharacterized protein LOC110373389 → MGNNKKQTSGGESDVPYRRRGRPAGKNRTPLSQEERRARNAQYERERRNETAEAISQLVEAVHCDPKISNADLLATVISRIQRATRKKSESISDLQRINANLEAQILTLQGRLGLDDASLERLGSEDEDDDIETPEPHSYPETSANYIDSENYDLRKQRKKRKRSERQSSSEDIQQKKRTKTRSETCSVDSGIEMRGQTVSPPTLTIQDNMDYLIQADRSEIPVEIQEEQEYVCETHIQLHTELYNQIYNSESQSSSESVPQWDMGTLSAESRSMPCMESIARSLIVVPSIVPPQQPPESQDYAQPDLTTLQNIELQSDFEISNEIIANDCDYQPQEVNQLSIFDFLDDSDKSLLNNLMGPGCFETSEFVENTTDMQVRSNVLSGH, encoded by the exons ATGGGGAACAACAAG aaACAAACTTCGGGAGGAGAATCTGATGTTCCATACAGACGCCGCGGTAGACCGGCTGGCAAAAATCGAACTCCCCTATCACAG GAAGAGCGACGCGCACGCAATGCTCAATACGAGAGAGAACGTCGCAACGAAACTGCAGAAGCCATATCACAGCTGGTTGAGGCTGTACATTGCGATCCCAAA ATCTCAAACGCAGACCTCCTAGCTACAGTGATCAGCCGTATCCAGAGAGCCACCAGAAAGAAATCTGAGAGCATCTCAGACTTACAACGCATCAACGCAAACTTGGAAGCTCAAA TTCTCACACTCCAAGGCCGATTGGGTCTTGACGATGCAAGCTTAGAACGTTTAGGCAGTGAAGATGAGGATGAT gACATTGAAACGCCTGAGCCCCATTCATATCCTGAAACCAGTGCCAATTATATCGACAGTGAAAACTATGATCTAAGAAAACAG agaAAAAAGCGTAAGCGATCAGAGCGTCAAAGTTCCAGCGAAGATATCCAACAAAAAAAACGCACTAAGACTCGATCGGAAACATGCTCGGTGGATTCCGGCATCGAGATGAGAGGTCAAACCGTGTCTCCACCGACCCTCACAATTCAGGACAATATGGACTACCTGATACAAGCCGATCGATCAGAGATCCCAGTGGAAATACAAGAAGAACAGGAGTACGTCTGCGAAACACACATCCAACTGCACACCGAATTGTACAATCAGATTTATAATTCTGAATCCCAAAGCTCTTCGGAATCCGTTCCCCAATGGGACATGGGAACTTTGTCTGCAGAATCACGGTCTATGCCATGCATGGAGAGTATTGCAAGATCGTTAATCGTGGTGCCTTCCATTGTACCACCTCAGCAACCGCCTGAGAGCCAAGATTACGCGCAGCCGGACTTAACAACCCTTCAGAACATTGAGCTGCAAAGTGACTTCGAAATTTCGAATGAAATAATCGCGAATGATTGTGATTATCAACCGCAAGAAGTCAACCAACTGTCCATCTTTGATTTTTTGg ACGATAGTGACAAAAGTTTGCTGAACAACTTGATGGGCCCCGGCTGCTTCGAAACCAGCGAATTCGTTGAGAATACGACGGACATGCAAGTCAGAAGTAATGTGTTGTCGGGTCATTGA
- the LOC110373455 gene encoding protein max isoform X3, whose protein sequence is MMSDDDRDIDIESDAENDSDSRTHARNSVGGSGYYSQVNCAEKRAHHNALERKRRDHIKDSFTSLRESVPALQNEKVASRAQILKKAAEYIQFMRRKNNSHQQDIEDLKRQNNILETQIRALEKARQSGNYSDAHELGLGVKSEGDSHDTDSSDGEATTRRVKKLKINGVMSSN, encoded by the exons ATGATGAGTGACGACGATCGTGACATCGATATTGAAAGTGAT GCAGAAAATGACTCGGACTCTAGAACACATGCCAGGAATAGTGTTGGTGGCAGTGGATATTACTCCCAGGTAAATTGT GCAGAGAAAAGGGCACACCATAATGCATTGGAAAGAAAGAGAAGGGATCACATAAAGGACAGTTTCACATCATTAAGGGAATCAGTACCAGCTCTCCAGAATGAGAAAGTG GCAAGTCGagcacaaatattaaaaaaggcAGCTGAGTACATACAGTTTATGAGGAGGAAAAACAATTCACATCAACAGGACATAGAGGATTTAAAGAGGCAAAATAACATACTTGAAACACAAA TTAGAGCATTGGAAAAAGCTAGACAGTCTGGCAACTATTCAGATGCTCACGAGTTAGGGTTAGGCGTCAAATCTGAAGGGGATTCTCATGACACTGACAGTTCTGACGGAGAAGCCACCACGCGTCGCGTCaagaaacttaaaattaatggaGTCATGTCTAGTAATTAA
- the LOC110373455 gene encoding protein max isoform X1 produces the protein MMSDDDRDIDIESDAENDSDSRTHARNSVGGSGYYSQVNCAEKRAHHNALERKRRDHIKDSFTSLRESVPALQNEKVVCSKIASRAQILKKAAEYIQFMRRKNNSHQQDIEDLKRQNNILETQIRALEKARQSGNYSDAHELGLGVKSEGDSHDTDSSDGEATTRRVKKLKINGVMSSN, from the exons ATGATGAGTGACGACGATCGTGACATCGATATTGAAAGTGAT GCAGAAAATGACTCGGACTCTAGAACACATGCCAGGAATAGTGTTGGTGGCAGTGGATATTACTCCCAGGTAAATTGT GCAGAGAAAAGGGCACACCATAATGCATTGGAAAGAAAGAGAAGGGATCACATAAAGGACAGTTTCACATCATTAAGGGAATCAGTACCAGCTCTCCAGAATGAGAAAGTGGTATGTTCAAAAATT GCAAGTCGagcacaaatattaaaaaaggcAGCTGAGTACATACAGTTTATGAGGAGGAAAAACAATTCACATCAACAGGACATAGAGGATTTAAAGAGGCAAAATAACATACTTGAAACACAAA TTAGAGCATTGGAAAAAGCTAGACAGTCTGGCAACTATTCAGATGCTCACGAGTTAGGGTTAGGCGTCAAATCTGAAGGGGATTCTCATGACACTGACAGTTCTGACGGAGAAGCCACCACGCGTCGCGTCaagaaacttaaaattaatggaGTCATGTCTAGTAATTAA
- the LOC110373455 gene encoding protein max isoform X4 — MMSDDDRDIDIESDAENDSDSRTHARNSVGGSGYYSQAEKRAHHNALERKRRDHIKDSFTSLRESVPALQNEKVASRAQILKKAAEYIQFMRRKNNSHQQDIEDLKRQNNILETQIRALEKARQSGNYSDAHELGLGVKSEGDSHDTDSSDGEATTRRVKKLKINGVMSSN, encoded by the exons ATGATGAGTGACGACGATCGTGACATCGATATTGAAAGTGAT GCAGAAAATGACTCGGACTCTAGAACACATGCCAGGAATAGTGTTGGTGGCAGTGGATATTACTCCCAG GCAGAGAAAAGGGCACACCATAATGCATTGGAAAGAAAGAGAAGGGATCACATAAAGGACAGTTTCACATCATTAAGGGAATCAGTACCAGCTCTCCAGAATGAGAAAGTG GCAAGTCGagcacaaatattaaaaaaggcAGCTGAGTACATACAGTTTATGAGGAGGAAAAACAATTCACATCAACAGGACATAGAGGATTTAAAGAGGCAAAATAACATACTTGAAACACAAA TTAGAGCATTGGAAAAAGCTAGACAGTCTGGCAACTATTCAGATGCTCACGAGTTAGGGTTAGGCGTCAAATCTGAAGGGGATTCTCATGACACTGACAGTTCTGACGGAGAAGCCACCACGCGTCGCGTCaagaaacttaaaattaatggaGTCATGTCTAGTAATTAA
- the LOC110373455 gene encoding protein max isoform X2 → MMSDDDRDIDIESDAENDSDSRTHARNSVGGSGYYSQAEKRAHHNALERKRRDHIKDSFTSLRESVPALQNEKVVCSKIASRAQILKKAAEYIQFMRRKNNSHQQDIEDLKRQNNILETQIRALEKARQSGNYSDAHELGLGVKSEGDSHDTDSSDGEATTRRVKKLKINGVMSSN, encoded by the exons ATGATGAGTGACGACGATCGTGACATCGATATTGAAAGTGAT GCAGAAAATGACTCGGACTCTAGAACACATGCCAGGAATAGTGTTGGTGGCAGTGGATATTACTCCCAG GCAGAGAAAAGGGCACACCATAATGCATTGGAAAGAAAGAGAAGGGATCACATAAAGGACAGTTTCACATCATTAAGGGAATCAGTACCAGCTCTCCAGAATGAGAAAGTGGTATGTTCAAAAATT GCAAGTCGagcacaaatattaaaaaaggcAGCTGAGTACATACAGTTTATGAGGAGGAAAAACAATTCACATCAACAGGACATAGAGGATTTAAAGAGGCAAAATAACATACTTGAAACACAAA TTAGAGCATTGGAAAAAGCTAGACAGTCTGGCAACTATTCAGATGCTCACGAGTTAGGGTTAGGCGTCAAATCTGAAGGGGATTCTCATGACACTGACAGTTCTGACGGAGAAGCCACCACGCGTCGCGTCaagaaacttaaaattaatggaGTCATGTCTAGTAATTAA
- the LOC110373487 gene encoding uncharacterized protein LOC110373487, whose product MAGEPSDIENIDVNSPDFYEIVQGEIESDWARMKKTVDVIMNLRLEAAEIEVETAALFHAELWYDLLLLQDDSEVNSDDEEYEETEDEEEETTTET is encoded by the exons ATGGCTGGTGAACCCAGTgacattgaaaatattgatgttaaCAGTCCAGATTTCTATGAAATAGTGCAAGGAGAAATAGAATCTGACTGGGCCCGGATGAAAAAAACTGTTGATGTTATAATGAACTTACGAT tggAAGCTGCTGAAATAGAAGTGGAAACAGCGGCTTTGTTCCATGCCGAGCTGTGGTACGACTTGCTCCTCCTACAGGATGACTCCGAAGTCAATTCTGATGATGAGGAGTATGAGGAAACAGAGGATGAGGAAGAAGAAACCACAACAGAAACATag
- the LOC110373484 gene encoding uncharacterized protein LOC110373484 — protein MRCYALLFVLLLCAVVIDSRRKYAYRYYRRNNNIQQTPPHCTTVTKETDYQSKFKYDYPIAYIVPGQHEAYQQLFCVNPPAVHKAVAKVCDWAAPPQVQFTLGDEYMHVVRQDPTGRFLGNAVITTYQLCTHDHRVDSRNDTKAVTVAAVP, from the exons ATGAGGTGTTACGCGCTGTTGTTTGTGTTGCTATTGTGTGCTGTAGTGATAGATTCTCGCAGAAAATATGCGTACCGGTATTatagaagaaataataatattcagcaAACACCTCCTCATTGCACAACAGTAACAAAAG AAACGGACTACCAGTCGAAGTTTAAATACGATTATCCCATCGCTTACATTGTACCAGGTCAACATGAAGCTTATCAACAG CTATTCTGCGTGAATCCCCCCGCTGTGCACAAAGCCGTGGCGAAGGTGTGTGACTGGGCAGCACCCCCACAAGTCCAGTTTACTCTGGGTGATGAATACATGCATGTTGTGCGTCAGGATCCTACCGGCCGCTTCCTCGGCAACGCCGTCATCACGACTTACCAACTGTGCACTCATGACCATAGAGTGGATTCTCGCAACGACACTAAAGCCGTTACTGTTGCCGCTGTGCCGTGA
- the LOC110373500 gene encoding testis-specific serine/threonine-protein kinase 2: MAERLSPRSSEVNALEQRGYLIGKKIGQGSYATVHLAEYCDASSPKRMHLACKIFDKEKAPRDFLEKFFPRELDILTKIENPHIIQVHSILQRGPRVFIFMRYADNGDLLDFIKRNGVVPENQAKLWFRQMASGLQYLHSKNIAHRDLKCENILLSRRFNVKLADFGFARFCTDGENRRVLSQTYCGSAAYAAPEVVSGTAYNPKLADVWSLGIILFIMLNASMPFDDSNLRKLLKDQMSRNWVFRSRIRDTVSAAAKSIVRHILEPDITLRLTLDRVLSHEWTRPRKDKSASLMGRLVQSAPSAPHSPGKREHDEAGTSAGARVSGDHRETERERHDDINMRSHD; the protein is encoded by the coding sequence ATGGCTGAGCGCCTCAGCCCTCGAAGCTCCGAGGTGAATGCCTTGGAACAACGAGGCTATCTCATCGGCAAGAAAATCGGACAAGGATCCTATGCCACCGTCCACCTGGCTGAGTACTGCGATGCATCCAGCCCGAAGCGGATGCACCTCGCGTGCAAGATATTCGATAAAGAAAAGGCACCTCGGGattttttagaaaagttttttcCTCGTGAACTTGATATTCTAACTAAGATAGAAAATCCCCATATCATTCAAGTGCATAGTATTTTGCAGCGTGGACCAAGAGTGTTTATCTTTATGCGTTATGCTGACAACGGAGATCTGTTGGATTTCATTAAACGGAATGGAGTTGTGCCGGAAAATCAGGCAAAACTGTGGTTTAGACAAATGGCTAGCGGCCTGCAATACCTACATAGTAAGAATATAGCACACCGCGACTTGAAATGCGAGAACATATTGCTGTCAAGACGTTTCAACGTAAAACTGGCGGATTTTGGATTTGCTAGATTCTGCACGGACGGTGAAAATCGACGTGTACTCAGTCAAACGTATTGTGGCTCCGCTGCGTATGCCGCCCCTGAGGTGGTAAGTGGCACGGCCTACAATCCCAAACTAGCTGATGTGTGGTCTCTCGGAATTATCCTTTTCATAATGCTGAACGCTTCCATGCCGTTCGATGATTCGAACCTGCGCAAACTACTCAAGGACCAAATGTCCCGCAACTGGGTTTTTAGATCCAGGATCCGTGATACAGTTTCGGCGGCAGCGAAGTCTATCGTGCGACACATTCTGGAGCCCGATATCACGCTTCGCCTCACGCTCGACCGGGTGCTGTCGCACGAGTGGACCCGGCCGCGCAAGGATAAGAGCGCTAGTCTGATGGGGCGGTTGGTGCAGTCGGCCCCCTCGGCGCCGCACTCGCCCGGGAAGCGCGAGCACGACGAGGCCGGCACGTCGGCCGGCGCGCGGGTCTCCGGCGATCACCGGGAGACCGAGCGCGAACGACACGACGACATCAACATGCGCTCACATGACTAA